A genomic window from Actinacidiphila yeochonensis CN732 includes:
- a CDS encoding AAA family ATPase: MTTDTYEQQPSGAPPRQLIHYSQFPFVPAVKAQTFGRIALSGPSGSGKTPVALKVAAALGGRIGMIETAHGQAAQYADEVDFEVCPPLTFCSPEVLVAALADCAARGYDVVVVDSFSLFWSGNGGVRDQADDASQSAGDSKAGWREVRPRERRMMDALFNYPGHVIVTLRSKTHYVPEIDEQGRNFIRRLGGKPEARDGIEYEFQITAALEADHSIVVVKALGAALGSEVVHRSGEDFGAKIRAWLEAGAPMTPPEPVEELILRVMSPDISFEELGAVRETVRRRYLEDLQVPGENGQPVPINTYITNRGRAMQQQAAQEAHAAPSA, encoded by the coding sequence TTGACGACGGACACATATGAACAGCAGCCGTCCGGCGCTCCGCCGCGCCAGCTGATCCACTACTCGCAGTTCCCTTTCGTTCCTGCGGTCAAGGCGCAGACCTTCGGCCGGATCGCGCTCAGCGGTCCCAGCGGGTCCGGCAAGACGCCCGTGGCCCTGAAGGTCGCCGCCGCTCTCGGCGGCCGGATCGGGATGATCGAGACCGCCCACGGGCAGGCGGCCCAGTACGCCGACGAGGTCGATTTCGAGGTCTGCCCGCCGCTGACGTTCTGCTCGCCCGAGGTGCTGGTGGCGGCGCTCGCCGACTGCGCGGCCCGTGGCTACGACGTCGTGGTGGTCGACTCGTTCAGCCTGTTCTGGAGCGGCAACGGCGGAGTGCGGGACCAGGCCGACGACGCCTCCCAGAGCGCGGGGGACAGCAAGGCGGGCTGGCGCGAGGTCCGCCCGCGCGAACGCCGCATGATGGACGCCCTGTTCAACTATCCCGGCCACGTGATCGTCACCCTGCGCTCCAAGACGCACTACGTGCCCGAGATCGACGAGCAGGGCCGGAACTTCATCCGCCGCCTCGGCGGCAAGCCGGAAGCCCGCGACGGCATCGAGTACGAGTTCCAGATCACCGCCGCCCTGGAGGCCGACCACAGCATCGTGGTCGTCAAGGCACTCGGCGCGGCTCTGGGCTCCGAAGTCGTCCACCGCTCCGGCGAGGACTTCGGCGCGAAGATCCGCGCCTGGCTGGAGGCGGGCGCCCCCATGACGCCGCCCGAGCCGGTCGAGGAACTGATCTTGCGGGTCATGAGCCCGGACATCTCGTTCGAGGAGCTGGGGGCCGTACGCGAGACGGTCCGCCGCCGCTACCTCGAAGACCTCCAGGTCCCCGGCGAGAACGGCCAGCCCGTCCCGATCAACACCTACATCACCAACCGCGGGCGGGCGATGCAGCAGCAGGCCGCCCAGGAAGCCCACGCCGCCCCGTCGGCCTGA
- a CDS encoding helix-turn-helix domain-containing protein — MARGDELLSLTEISRLAGVSRQTAQRWHKAPPQHAKNKKPVLPSALQKVAADLEIEVPEAHEDRPRYPRRVVEAYLKAVGYMNPDGSLVEEIKEKGGGRWLPVRPTIDPTGTSRKPKHRYYVPHAAKELGYATTESFEQMRSKGVIPEPDGHDELFRPFWYSETLEEQKKKRGQRRKAEPEEKPDGFDDDGRPYKLL; from the coding sequence ATGGCCCGTGGCGACGAGCTGCTCAGCCTGACCGAGATCAGCAGACTGGCCGGCGTCAGCCGGCAGACCGCGCAGAGATGGCACAAGGCTCCGCCGCAGCACGCGAAGAACAAGAAGCCGGTGCTGCCCTCCGCGCTGCAGAAAGTGGCGGCCGACCTCGAGATCGAGGTCCCCGAAGCCCACGAGGACCGCCCCCGCTACCCCCGCCGGGTGGTCGAGGCCTACCTCAAGGCGGTCGGCTACATGAACCCCGACGGTTCGCTGGTGGAGGAGATCAAGGAGAAGGGCGGCGGCCGCTGGCTGCCTGTTCGCCCGACCATCGACCCGACCGGCACCAGTCGCAAGCCGAAGCACCGCTACTACGTCCCGCACGCCGCGAAGGAACTGGGCTACGCCACCACCGAATCCTTCGAGCAGATGCGGTCCAAGGGCGTCATCCCCGAGCCGGACGGGCACGACGAGCTGTTCCGACCCTTCTGGTACAGCGAAACCCTCGAAGAGCAGAAGAAGAAGCGAGGGCAGCGCAGAAAGGCCGAGCCCGAGGAGAAGCCGGACGGGTTCGACGACGACGGCCGGCCGTACAAGCTGCTGTAG
- a CDS encoding winged helix-turn-helix domain-containing protein, which yields MNLFGPDRIRPGDPDQPWAVWLTEFEEVLERPHRDSALATAAAYNADYLARQQAGGPAHYAVVLHHGWAWRGDGRDQAPLVESFDTKIHVQLADLLRTQIHGGHLRPGAQLPSQRALAAQYHVGLQTIERAQSLLVGEGLLDRSTRGVFVTDHTACDALELPGLDDLVPVEPAPAASPLTHRRVPRYLQLTALLEQMITDGAFPPGTRMPSARQVAEQYDYTANCAQHALRLLRERGLTVAGPRSGTYVARREPASPGRQAEDPDRTPVGR from the coding sequence GTGAACCTCTTCGGCCCCGACCGCATACGTCCCGGCGACCCCGACCAGCCGTGGGCGGTGTGGCTCACCGAGTTCGAGGAGGTCCTCGAGCGCCCCCACCGGGACTCGGCCCTGGCCACCGCGGCGGCGTACAACGCCGACTACCTTGCCCGGCAGCAGGCCGGCGGCCCGGCGCACTACGCCGTCGTCCTCCATCACGGCTGGGCGTGGAGAGGCGACGGCCGCGATCAGGCCCCGCTGGTCGAGTCCTTCGACACGAAGATCCACGTACAGCTCGCCGACCTGCTGCGCACCCAGATCCACGGCGGCCACCTGCGCCCCGGAGCCCAACTGCCCTCCCAGCGGGCCTTGGCCGCCCAGTACCACGTCGGCCTGCAGACCATCGAGCGCGCCCAGTCCCTCCTGGTCGGCGAAGGGCTGCTGGACCGCAGCACCCGCGGGGTGTTCGTCACCGACCACACCGCCTGCGACGCGCTGGAGCTGCCCGGCCTCGACGACCTCGTCCCCGTCGAGCCGGCCCCGGCCGCCAGCCCCCTGACGCACCGCCGCGTACCCCGCTACCTCCAGCTGACCGCTCTGCTTGAGCAGATGATCACCGACGGCGCGTTCCCGCCCGGGACGAGGATGCCCTCCGCACGCCAGGTCGCCGAGCAGTACGACTACACGGCCAACTGCGCGCAGCACGCGCTGCGCCTGCTGAGAGAGCGGGGCCTGACCGTCGCCGGCCCCCGCTCGGGCACCTACGTGGCCCGCCGCGAGCCGGCCTCCCCCGGGCGGCAGGCGGAGGATCCGGACCGCACCCCGGTCGGCAGGTGA
- a CDS encoding VWA domain-containing protein codes for MLKKLLSSLSQPTPAPAAAPVTAAAPVPVPAADPVPARPRTGVLDLTKKAAFSLSKNGLEGQRAAVYLVLDRSGSMRRFYNDGTMQYLGERALGLSRALDDDGQVPVMFFSTDLDGTTVLELGNHTGRINEVHARLGRMGRTRYTNAIKAVIDHYQKSGASDPAFVLFQTDGSPDRDDRQDTEDMLTAAKELPMFWSFVGFGDDIAFLRTVDQLPGIDNTGFFHVPDPDGVGDAALYDGITAQFGPYLTAARAAGILR; via the coding sequence ATGCTCAAGAAGCTCCTCTCCTCCCTCTCCCAGCCCACCCCCGCCCCGGCGGCTGCCCCGGTCACGGCCGCGGCGCCCGTTCCGGTCCCGGCCGCCGACCCCGTCCCGGCGCGGCCCCGCACGGGTGTGCTGGACCTGACGAAGAAGGCGGCGTTCAGCCTCTCCAAGAACGGTCTGGAGGGGCAGCGTGCGGCGGTGTATCTGGTACTGGACCGCTCCGGCTCCATGCGCCGCTTCTACAACGACGGCACCATGCAGTACCTGGGCGAGCGGGCGCTGGGCCTGTCCCGCGCCCTGGACGACGACGGCCAGGTCCCGGTGATGTTCTTCTCCACCGACCTCGACGGCACGACCGTCCTGGAACTGGGCAACCACACCGGCCGGATCAACGAGGTGCACGCGCGGCTCGGCCGCATGGGCCGCACCCGCTACACGAACGCCATCAAGGCCGTCATCGACCACTACCAGAAGTCCGGCGCGAGCGACCCGGCGTTCGTCCTCTTCCAGACCGACGGCAGCCCGGACCGGGACGACCGCCAGGACACCGAAGACATGCTCACCGCCGCGAAGGAACTGCCCATGTTCTGGAGCTTCGTCGGCTTCGGCGACGACATCGCCTTCCTGCGCACCGTCGACCAGCTGCCGGGCATCGACAACACCGGCTTCTTCCACGTGCCCGACCCCGACGGCGTGGGCGACGCCGCCCTGTACGACGGCATCACCGCACAGTTCGGCCCCTACCTCACCGCGGCCCGCGCCGCCGGCATCCTGCGCTGA
- a CDS encoding DUF6884 domain-containing protein, with amino-acid sequence MTGSRAADLTTGQRAGLHAAVRHPRGHLPPSVLVHDLVGLVERGLAEPVPRQPEGAHTRSPRCLITDRGRERAAHEPNPRLILVPCSSAKAGLPVAQAQEMYVGSYHRAARRAADALAAGTDTHVLVLSAKFGLLRAEDRILHYDLRAGQHGTVAGDVLRRQAHDLAVSGAEVTVLAGKAYAALARCAWPDLHHPLAGARGIGDHLAFFASLYRPGRQMDPPAGG; translated from the coding sequence GTGACGGGCTCCCGGGCCGCCGACCTGACGACCGGGCAGCGGGCGGGCCTGCACGCAGCGGTCCGCCACCCGCGCGGCCACCTGCCGCCTTCCGTTCTCGTCCACGACCTCGTCGGCCTCGTCGAACGCGGCCTGGCCGAGCCGGTGCCACGGCAGCCGGAAGGCGCGCACACCCGCTCCCCCCGGTGCCTGATCACCGACCGGGGCCGGGAGCGTGCGGCACACGAGCCCAACCCCCGGTTGATCTTGGTTCCTTGTTCCTCCGCCAAGGCTGGCCTGCCGGTCGCCCAGGCGCAGGAGATGTACGTCGGGAGCTATCACCGCGCCGCCCGTCGCGCCGCGGACGCCCTCGCCGCGGGCACGGACACGCACGTCCTCGTGCTCTCCGCGAAGTTCGGCCTGCTCCGGGCCGAGGACCGCATCCTGCACTACGACCTGCGCGCGGGACAGCACGGCACGGTCGCCGGTGACGTGCTGCGCCGTCAGGCGCACGACCTCGCGGTCAGCGGCGCCGAGGTGACCGTACTGGCTGGCAAGGCGTACGCCGCCCTCGCCCGCTGCGCGTGGCCGGACCTGCACCACCCCCTCGCCGGGGCCCGCGGCATCGGCGACCACCTGGCCTTCTTCGCCTCCCTCTACCGCCCCGGCCGGCAGATGGACCCGCCCGCCGGCGGCTGA